From Amphiura filiformis chromosome 20, Afil_fr2py, whole genome shotgun sequence, a single genomic window includes:
- the LOC140142756 gene encoding glycine receptor subunit alpha-2-like yields MAGICAKILLWIFVGCVNHSVILMMFFSYISSPFASANTTVVLSKLLSNYDPRIRPGSEGPPTNVRVGMYVESLGPIRESTLDFSVTMYFRMRWHDHRLSYQNDNVTELVLKNNDMEKLWVPDLYFLYEKNSHHHFVTQANKLMWVYPNGSALVSSRISVTVACNMNLKNFPMDAQSCTLQIMSYAYSIKDLILTIHDEDLEKPENLTVSKFDIVDIQTSNMNLTYAIGDYSVAFVSFYFQRQMQSYILAAYVPSLLLVVLAWVSFWIDAQAAPARVSLGVTTVLTATTLTASTQESLPTETHAKAIDVWLVACLIFVFLALLEYAMANYLIVLQQTAMIKEAASKSSRNLSVKSKQKEDGHQMNKPVTFADLQTVFWIKSNDVTSPPIRELSPDNANVEWSADSLDRLSRVIFPLAFITFNIVYWPIYSII; encoded by the exons CCCATTTGCTTCTGCTAATACAACGGTTGTACTTAGCAAACTACTCTCAAACTACGATCCCAGAATTAGACCCGGAAGTGAAG GTCCGCCTACAAATGTACGTGTTGGCATGTACGTTGAGAGCTTAGGACCAATCCGGGAATCAACATTG GATTTTTCTGTAACTATGTACTTCCGAATGAGATGGCATGATCACAGATTAAGCTACCAGAATGACAATGTTACTGAACTAGTATTGAAAAACAATGATATGGAGAAACTTTGGGTTCCAGATTTATATTTTCTATATGAGAAAAACAGTCATCATCATTTCGTGACTCAAGCCAATAAGTTGATGTGGGTATATCCTAATGGAAGCGCTCTTGTCAGCTCAAG AATCAGCGTGACAGTAGCATGTAATATGAACCTGAAGAACTTCCCTATGGACGCTCAGAGTTGCACGCTACAGATCATGAGTT ATGCATATTCGATTAAGGATCTTATTCTCACTATTCACGACGAGGACCTTGAAAAACCAGAGAATCTAACAGTTTCTAAATTTGACATCGTTGATATTCAAACTAGCAACATGAATTTAACTTATGCTATTG GGGACTATTCCGTCGCGTTTGTTAGTTTTTATTTTCAACGTCAGATGCAGAGTTATATCCTTGCGGCTTACGTCCCCAGCCTTCTGTTAGTCGTACTAGCTTGGGTCTCATTTTGGATCGACGCCCAAGCTGCACCTGCTAGAGTTTCCCTAGGGGTAACAACAGTTTTAACAGCTACAACATTGACAGCCAGTACACAGGAATCACTCCCCACTGAAACACATGCTAAG GCAATTGATGTATGGTTGGTAGCTTGTTTGATCTTTGTGTTTCTGGCGTTATTGGAGTACGCAATGGCAAATTATCTTATTGTCCTTCAACAGACTGcaatg ATCAAGGAAGCTGCATCCAAATCATCTAGAAATTTATCAGTGAAAAGTAAACAAAAG GAGGATGGCCATCAGATGAACAAACCAGTCACTTTTGCGGATTTACAAACCGTGTTTTGGATTAAAAGTAACGACGTGACCAGCCCACCAATACGAGAGCTATCACCAGATAATGCCAATGTAGAGTGGAGCGCGGACTCTTTAGATAGATTATCAAGGGTTATATTTCCATTGGCTTTCATTACTTTTAATATAGTCTATTGGCCTATTTATTCAATTATATGA